GATCGGGCAGAAGCGGCGTATTTGTCTCCGCTTTTGGTAAAAACTAAAGTTGGACGATAATACGTTTCAATCAATCGTGAAGCTACAATTCCGATTACGCCTTTGTGCCAGTCTTCTTGAAAAACAACAGTTGAAAAACGTTCTTCTTCTTTGTTTTCTAGAATCTGCTGAAAAGCTTCTTTGGTAATTTTTTTATCTAAATCTTTTCGGTCGGCATTGTATTGTTCGATTTCTGAAGCAAACTGTTGGGCTTGTTCTAAATCAAATTCGGTTAAAAGTTCCACCGCATGATTTCCATGTTTGATTCTTCCCGCAGCATTTATTCTTGGGGAAATGATAAAAACGACATCGGTAATATCGAGAACTTTCTTTTTTACCTGATGCGTTAAAGCTTTAATTCCAGGTCTTGGTTCACTGTTGATGACTTTTAATCCGAAGTAAGCTAGAACGCGGTTTTCTCCTGTAATGGGTACAATATCGGCTGCGATTGCAGTAGCAACCAAATCAAGATATGGAAGAAGATCTTCTACCGTTTCATTTCGATTTTGACCTAAGGCCTGAATCAATTTAAAACCGACACCGCAGCCACACAATTCATCATAAGGATAGGAGCAGTCTTCTCTTTTTGGGTCAAGAACTGCCACGGCATCCGGCAGAATGTCTCCAGGTCTATGGTGATCGCAGACAATAAAATCGATGTTTTTTGCTTTTGCGTAAGCGACATGATCGATCGATTTAATACCGCAGTCAAGGGCAATTATTAAGGAAATTCCGTTATCATCTGCATAATCAATTCCCTTGTACGAAACGCCATAACCTTCGTCATAACGATCGGGAATATAAGTGGCAACATGAGGATAATGCGATTTTAAATACGAAGAAACCAGAGAAACAGCAGTTGTTCCGTCAACATCATAATCTCCAAAAACCAGAAAGTTTTCCTGATTTTCTATGGCTTTTTCTATTCGGGCAACGGCTTTATCCATATCTTTCATTAAATACGGATCGTGCAAATGTTCTAAAGACGGACGAAAAAACTTCTTGGCATCTTCAAAGGTTTCAATACCACGCTGAATCAGGAGCGATGCTACAAAATCTTCTACATTTAAAGCTTGTGCCAAATGTTTGATTTTTTCTTCAGAAGGTTTTGGTTTTAATGTCCAACGCATAATTGATTTTAGATTTTAGAGTGTTGATTTTATATTTTTGATTTGCTATAGTAGATCGTAAAGTGCTTGATTTTAAGATCTGAAATCAAAAATCGTTAATCAAAAATCTTAAATAATTATTTTAATTCAAGTGCATTTCCTTCAAACTGAATTCCGTCCCAGCCTAAGTTGATGAAGTTTCTAATGTTTTGGTGATTGGTTCCGTTTGGATCGCCTAAAACTTCTTCAAAATAAAAAGCGCCAAAACAAGCTAAGGTTTCTTCTTTATTTAAATTTTGAAGTTTTGCAAAAGAAAACAATTTACAAGAACCTGAATTTTCGCCTGCTGCGTTATGTTGTGTTCCGTTTTGAAAAGCAGTTGGAGTAAAGTTGTAATTTTCTTCAATTACTGCAATAGTTTCTGGAAATGTGATTTGTGTTGGTGTTTGTTTTACTTTTTCTAAAAAGGCTTGAATGCTCATGATTTATTCTTTGAATTATATTTTATGTTCTCATTGTCAGTTCGAGCGGAGTCGAGAACCAAATGCGCATCTCGACTTCGCTCGATGTGACAAATGGAATTTGAACTAACAACAGTTTATTCTTCTTCATCCTTAGAAAATTTACTTTTCTTAGGTTCTTTTGTTATTGTTTTTCCGGCAACGACCACAACGATTTCTCCTCTTGGTGCGTTTTTTTCAAAATGAGCCAGAACTTCTTTAGCAGTTCCGCGGACGTTTTCTTCATGTAATTTAGATAATTCGCGCGAAACGCAGACTTGTCGGTCTTCTCCAAAATACTGGATAAATTCGCTTAAAGTTTTAATGAGTTTATGCGGAGAAACATATAAAATCATCGTGCGGGTTTCTTCGGCTAAAGCCAAAAAACGAGTCTGACGTCCTT
This is a stretch of genomic DNA from Flavobacterium endoglycinae. It encodes these proteins:
- the recJ gene encoding single-stranded-DNA-specific exonuclease RecJ yields the protein MRWTLKPKPSEEKIKHLAQALNVEDFVASLLIQRGIETFEDAKKFFRPSLEHLHDPYLMKDMDKAVARIEKAIENQENFLVFGDYDVDGTTAVSLVSSYLKSHYPHVATYIPDRYDEGYGVSYKGIDYADDNGISLIIALDCGIKSIDHVAYAKAKNIDFIVCDHHRPGDILPDAVAVLDPKREDCSYPYDELCGCGVGFKLIQALGQNRNETVEDLLPYLDLVATAIAADIVPITGENRVLAYFGLKVINSEPRPGIKALTHQVKKKVLDITDVVFIISPRINAAGRIKHGNHAVELLTEFDLEQAQQFASEIEQYNADRKDLDKKITKEAFQQILENKEEERFSTVVFQEDWHKGVIGIVASRLIETYYRPTLVFTKSGDKYAASARSVKGFDVYNALDACSEHLEQFGGHMYAAGMTLKAENYLLFKEAFEKCVQETILPEMRTPEIEIDAEINFSDITPKLIRILKQFEPFGPQNMTPVFMTANVKDTGYAKTLGAEDEHLRLYAKQNNSDGIAAIGFGLGKKLNIAQNQNPFQIAYCIAENEWNGTISTQLMLKDIRTNGRD
- a CDS encoding HopJ type III effector protein, producing the protein MSIQAFLEKVKQTPTQITFPETIAVIEENYNFTPTAFQNGTQHNAAGENSGSCKLFSFAKLQNLNKEETLACFGAFYFEEVLGDPNGTNHQNIRNFINLGWDGIQFEGNALELK